aaaattttcattttatagattttaaaaacaaGCTtaccaaacaatttttttttcttcattttctcatCTCTAAAATAGATTTTAGAAATAGgatgatcaaacaaatattttaaaaaatttcttcttaaaaacactttcttaaaattaatttacaaaatagttttcaaaaattgaaaaagaaaactcaatcaaacaagCTCTAAATCTTAATTTTAGTGTATcggaatttttttaatgttgatatttaaaaaacaaagtcCCATAATGAATAGAGATAAATCACgaaatgattttattaaaaaagacattcaattataaattaataaacctCTATTTATAAACTCATTTCCGAGGCCTTATCTTGATACAATGTGAGATTTATGTTTTTCCATGATGAAAGTTTACATGCCCAATTTTCAGCTCTTTTCtctatcaaaatagaaaataccactttttgttttattcctaaaaattattttgttcatatagaccaatttcaatataaacaaaataatgaaaaaacaaaaatatgatatattttgtagaaataaaaaaaaaaattcaagttatttttataaatgatctATTGTACAAATTACCAAGCTCTACTGTTATTGGATATGCAAAGTAATGTGACATGATTGAAAAGACTAAATAGTCAAGGTTCCCTATCCAATAGAGACATGAAGAAAAGTAGAAtgacaaaatctttaaaatgCTACATAATGAAAGATACAAATAATTCAACTACTTTAAAACTTAATTAATACACCAGTGtttatgattatgagtaaagaATTCTAAtagaacttaaaaaaaaaaaaagatgatagAGGATACTGAATTTCACCACTTCACAATATTAAAAGGGTGTGTTAGCAAATATACATTGCATGACATGTTATAACCAAAACATTACCCTCTTTGTTTTCCATTTCTTCCATTGTGTTTTCCCATAAAACATTGCCAACAGAAACAATTCATGCAACAACTTGGTCTTCCACATTTAGGATAGCAACAAGGCAATGAACATTTTGgaagacaacaacaacaacaactagGCCTTGAGCATTTTGTGCAGCATGTCGATGATCCAAAACAATTTGCGAACTTTGGTAAGCGACAGCATTTTATGCAGCTAATAGGATTCCGGCAGCAATCAGGACAATTTAGAGACAAGGAAAAATTTATGCAGCTGCAGCTTGAGCATTTAGGTAACTTGCATCTACAACAACACTTCATTGTGCAGCATGTGCGTAAGGAACAACAAGCGTTCGACATCGATTGTgaattcagactttgccggatcTTTTTGAGCCGCTTTTCGGTTGTCATCTTCTCCATTTCTTGAATGAATTTGCATAAGTGGCGTATGTAATCGGGGTAAAGCTCTAAGTTGCAGTGACCGCCTCCTTTGATCCATAAGGGTTCGTAGGACTCCCTCGCCATTTTCCATAGTCGATTACCGTGTAGCCAATTGACCACATCGTCTTCTGTACCCTGTAAAATTATTTAGCAAGTCCATCATATAATATtgtcataattaaattttttagcaCAGCAAATTTAGATGAGTACTTTAAGCACGAAATGTAACTATACGAGGCTTTGACTCATATACTCGGTATCTTAAGGTTTTGGACGAAGATGTTATGTCCAATTCACTTGTATAGGTTGCTCGCTCTTAACCCAATATGATAATTCACCAGACTCCCTTCATGACCCAACAAAAGTATCACTCAAgcttaacaaaaaatttaaccTCACGACCACATCGACGATGTTGTATGAAAGTAAATGTACGGAATCAGAAAGCCAGCAAGACGAGATAGAATTAAAAGTACAATCATCAGACAGAAAATCGGTACATTCCATTGTATAAAAGATGGTAAAATGCATTAGTTAGAAGGGTATCTAAAAATCTACAGTCCAAATGGAAATGATCAATAGATATTTAGAAGGAATCATTTACTTACATGTATTACAAGTACAGGACACTTGACCTTCTTTATTTTGTTGATGTTCTGCATGGtttgacaaataaaaacaacaattaGATCATATGAAATAATGAAACAATAACATTATACTCATTTTATATCTTCTCCAAGTGTATAAAGCTTGACATCTTAAACTAAAACTCACTTTTATAATTCGACTTGTTAGCCACTTAAAAAAAGGAGATTTTTCTACATGAATTACCTTATAAATGTCAAAGCAAAAAGAGAACTTCACATGACAGAGAACTCGAAGACCCGAAAGAATTCCACTGTGTAGAACGACGCCTCTCAATCTCGGCAATTTAGCAGCCAAATGCAATGTCGGTCCACTTCCAACTGATTGTCCATATAAGATCACGTCTTCTTGGCTAACTCCATATTCGGTTTCGAGGCATTCATATATTGCCTCTATGTCAGCATAAGTGCTGGATTCACTAGGCTGCATAATTTGaaagtattagtattattacaTATCAAAAACATGTCATTTATAGATTGAAGTTACAAATAACAGAACTAATAACTATTGTTGTATTTGCCAAATAATTACGTACCTTACCGGTCGAGGCTCCATATCCAGAGTAGTCATATCTGCAAATGAAATGTTGAAGAAACATATAAACTTTTCAGCTTTACTCTACAAATGTTGGCACCTCAAATGATAGTAGTAATGTAAATTTAAGTCTTTTCgaaaaattattcatattaattaatcacatcactattcaaaatttattcaatCAAGTCCCTATTATGGTCTTAATTGAATCAAATTTATAGATTGGTAGTGTCAATTGACAAACTAAATTGATGTAAATCCAAACATTTATGGACCAATATACATATTCACTTTTTAAGTAAAGCTCAAGACCCAATAACCAATAaatagacaaactgaatatggaatttgaaattaatactATTGCCTTTTGCTTATCCTATtctttaattctattttttttttttaaaaagataaaatgttgATAGTAAATATCTAATTTGGTTCCTGAATTTGTAAGATTGTATCAACCTAGTCCTCTACattaataatattctaaaacGATCTTTGAAATTCCAGAATGGTAATTAGATCTGTCCTTCTGTTGATATTTTTGTAGCGTCGAGGATGCATTTGAAATTATGTAACTAATGTCAATGATGTGTTCCATAACATATCGATGCAAAAGGACAAACTTGATTAAAAAGTTGAAATTCTTTAaatcattttggaatattgACAATATCTAAGACTAGGTTGATACAGTCCTACAACTTCAACTTCATGGATTTAATTTGATATCtactaaaaaaaaactttcaatgAATAGCAGCAGGGCTCTAGCACCACAAAAAACCAAGAAACTCAATGCTATGTCCCCATCCATGTAGGGGTAAAAATTGGAGTACTTTAAACTAAGGATAAAGAAAGTGGAAACCAAAGGACAAAGAAAGTTCAGAAAAAATAGCTACAAACTACCAAGAAGAAAAATGTTAGCCCAACATAATCTATAAACAAGGTGAAATCTTTATCAATGTCCAAGAAACCATAAATACAAGCTACTTTTTTCCCCTTTCCTTTTCACTTtcacttttttcattttttgttggtTTGTTTGATAAAAGCACATTCTGGTGCCCAAAAGCTCTAACTTCATTCACTTTCTACTTACATTGAAAAAGAAACAGTAAAAAAGGCATATTGACACTGGCATttcatacacacacacacattcaCATTCACCACCAGATCTAAAATACACACTCACATATGAATATAACTAAAAAGTGCATCTTTACATTTGCACAAAAACtacattttgaaatttcaacaaaatGCATGTTTGATTTCACTGTGATTTAACAACAGTTACCATGACTTTACTAGTCTTTTGTAAAATCACGATAGCTCATCATTGTTATCAAACATTTACAAAATCACCGAGTCATTGTGATTTTGTCAATTGAAAACCAAAGCATAGATAAACTCAATAATATCAGATCTACACTAAACAAAACCCACTATGACccaataaaaaaatgaagaaaaaataaatttttattgctTAAGAAGAAAGAGAAAGTAAAAACATAAAGATAATACAAAAAAAGGTCAGTGGTTAACGTGAGGTCTTTGAAACAAGTGAAAAATGTGAACagacaaaaacataaaaaacagaaaacaaaaaCTTCTgtagcaacaacaaaaaaaaaacagaagaagATTAACAACAAACCAAATCAAACTCATGTCTTTTTTTTTCCATGATTATTTAGCACAACTAACAtcataagaagaagaagaagaacactAACCCCATGAGATTAACTCTAAGATTGACCTTAAGTTGAACAAAGAGATCATAAAGTTGACCCAAATCAGCAGCATTGCCATGAGAGTAAAGCAAAGTAAGACGTGCATAAGGGTTCTTAAGATAAAAAGCAACTATCTTATTTCCATGTTTTGTGTCAACAAGAAGAACATCCAAAGAGTTATTATCATCGCCATGAGGAATCGGACACGCCGTAGAAACCACCGTGAGTTTACCGTCGTCACGTTTCTTCAGCTGATATGTCGGCGGTGAAGGTGGAAAAAAAGCAAATTTTGAAGCTAACTGAGACACCATGCACCCCATTCACCAcacaaaacaaaatcaaactcATTTCATGATTAAAATGACTCCGAGTTCATTTCAAACTTAcccatttcaatttttttctcttttgattTCTGGGTACCCTTAAAGTTTTGATCTTTTTTAGTTGGTCAGTGTATAGATGATAAaaataggattttttttttaaccccACAAAAATTTTGCAGAGTTtttcagagagagagagagagagagagagggtgGTGTTAATGTTATAGCAGGTACTGTAATGGAAGTATGAAAGTGTAGTACAGTGAGATGTGGAGTGTAGTGTGATGCCAAGAGAGAGTGAAATGGTAAGGACAAAGTTGTGTTGTTTGTTTAATATGAAAAAAACTTTGGTTTATATTTATGTGCATGACTTCATAGTTGTCAGCTATAGATGGAAACAGGTTTTATTGTATTTTCTGCTAACtgacatttttttttggaaaatgaaggattctttttccttccttctttctTATCAATATACACATCAAAATAACAATATGTTAATTtgttattggttttttttttttgggtacaattGTTATTTAGATCTCTCaataagtttattaaaaaaaaaaagattaattaagTTTCCTTTTGACATTCAAAGTCAAAGTTGTTGACTTGGATTCAATgcttattattataataaattttgatcattaatttaaaatgagacaattcaaaattgtataattttttttatgacacaatttttaatctatgttttaattttgaccAAACATAATCAAACAAGTGCTTATGTGTCTGTTAAAAATCAATATGGTAATTGTTACTATGTGGATTGTAAGATTGAGTGTCTTCAATCTTCATTGGTAATGTGTGTGTTTTTCCTTTGACCATGCCAACGTGTCTAGTTGTTATCACCACACAATTTGTGCAAAACTAACTAATTGTAACACAACAAAAGattcacaaaattaaaatatagatgattcaaaatataattttgtaataCTCGAGACCCAAATGTACATATGATAGAATAGATTACTACAAATCGGTTTTGCTCATAAATATATTAAGGgcattctttaaatattttgattaaagaaattatttattgaaaaaattaagtatGTCAATTTTCTATACAATGCATAATTTTTAACGGACACTACTTTATTAGATTTAGTAAATAATATTCTTATAATACTAATAACAAGTATGCTACAATTGTTTTATAAGATTCTAAACAAGGAAATTGTTTATTGTAtttatgtctatatatatatatatattccttgATTAAAATGCGAGAATTAAGAAAGTTGGTTTATAGTATTGAATTTATtgacaatttaaattattttactaaatacCTTTAAGAAGaggaattaatttataattttattttaatatttattacatattacagaagaaaaaaaataatataattaaggaTGAGTTGgtaagtaaataattaaagaagttaaaaaatataaaaaaattattaaaagaaaaagacaaaagaaaCTCAAGAAAATCTTATATGTAAagaaaaatatcttaatttttaacatataataCACAACTTTCCATCATAATTACTACTATCTTCACCATTTCTATATCTAAGATcatcctataaaaaaaaaatttgtctatTTATATAGAATCATCTTTAAGTTATgttaagattaattaatttttacaaaaatacttataattaaacgtaaaataaaaaaaaaaaactaattctctcttaataatagaaaaataatttaaaaaataaaataaacattattaataaattaaatgtaaaactatttttattaattcttaTACATCAATCAAATAAGTCTTACCTATAAAGACGAAAATAATATCCTATATTAGTTTATCTACCAAGTGTGATTCGTGCAACaaggtttgtttgtgttttgCGTGTGCAACTTGAACAAAATCTGGCTTCTAGTAATAAAGTAAGTGACCTTTTATCATCATAGGCCAATTACATAGTAATGTTTCTTTGAAGATTATAAGATTGCGTGCTGTAGCGTTCAAACTTGGTTCATCGCATTGGaatgataaataataacaatgcactaaaatattataaggaCTTGTTAATTTCATATCAAGCTTTCATTAATGTCAATTTTGATGGCTTTGTATGATTAATTATCGATATGATCAGACATAATCATACTTTGGGGAATAATTCTTGATCAAAAGGAAAAAGTTGTGCGGATAATGCGTTTGCAAGGGGagaaaaagtaatattttcCATCATTAACAAATCCAAAATTGTCCTCCAGATGTTGATAATTAGTTGAAACTAGTTGGAGTttctattttttagtttttggttTATTTTTCTATGT
This region of Cicer arietinum cultivar CDC Frontier isolate Library 1 chromosome 8, Cicar.CDCFrontier_v2.0, whole genome shotgun sequence genomic DNA includes:
- the LOC101511838 gene encoding uncharacterized protein, whose translation is MGCMVSQLASKFAFFPPSPPTYQLKKRDDGKLTVVSTACPIPHGDDNNSLDVLLVDTKHGNKIVAFYLKNPYARLTLLYSHGNAADLGQLYDLFVQLKVNLRVNLMGYDYSGYGASTGKPSESSTYADIEAIYECLETEYGVSQEDVILYGQSVGSGPTLHLAAKLPRLRGVVLHSGILSGLRVLCHVKFSFCFDIYKNINKIKKVKCPVLVIHGTEDDVVNWLHGNRLWKMARESYEPLWIKGGGHCNLELYPDYIRHLCKFIQEMEKMTTEKRLKKIRQSLNSQSMSNACCSLRTCCTMKCCCRCKLPKCSSCSCINFSLSLNCPDCCRNPISCIKCCRLPKFANCFGSSTCCTKCSRPSCCCCCLPKCSLPCCYPKCGRPSCCMNCFCWQCFMGKHNGRNGKQRG